A single Cucumis melo cultivar AY chromosome 4, USDA_Cmelo_AY_1.0, whole genome shotgun sequence DNA region contains:
- the LOC127148954 gene encoding uncharacterized protein LOC127148954 — protein sequence MDKSWMMENRMSREYELGVEAFIQFGFCHAKGSSTIRCPCLKCGNRLPQEESTFRYHLYANGIDQSYKIWFWHGESFTSETSCNRQAYTNEETVDDDLFHVINMVQNVRDQFSEVPNTFDNMFDDAKKPLFPGCKRFTKLSALVRLYNLKVRFGWSNASFSELLATISELLPENNKMPISIKDLADISRCPKCNISRWKTSKNSNEEIKGVAAKQLWYFPIVSRFLRMFKNSEYAKHLCWHANDRKVDGVLRHPADTPSWRLVDHLWPDFGSEQRNLYLGCPQMASIHKEIYQRNIVVGL from the exons atggacaaatcatggatgatggaGAATAGGATGTCCAGGGAGTATGAATTGGGAGTGGAAGCGTTCATTCAATTTGGTTTTTGTCATGCCAAAGGTTCCAGTACTATCAGGTGTCcatgtttgaaatgtgggaacCGTTTGCCACAAGAAGAATCAACATTCAGATATCATCTATATGCCAATGGGATCGATCAAAGCTATAAGATATGGTTTTGGCATGGCGAATCTTTTACATCAGAGACTTCATGTAATCGACAGGCTTACACGAACGAAGAAACGGTCGACGATGATTTATTTCATGTGATAAATATGGTTCAAAATGTCCGCGATCAGTTTTCTGAAGTACCTAATACGTTTGACAATATGTTCGATGATGCAAAGAAGCCTCTATTTCCTGGTTGTAAAAGATTCACAAAGTTATCAGCATTAGTTAGGCTATACAACCTGAAGGTTAGATTTGGATGGAGTAATGCTAGCTTCTCCGAACTACTGGCAACGATTAGCGAGTTATTGcctgaaaataataaaatgccAATATCCAt AAAAGATCTGGCAGACATCAGTAGGTGTCCTAAATGTAACATTTCGAGGTGGAAGACAAGTAAGAACTCAAATGAAGAGATTAAGGGAGTTGCAGCTAAACAGCTGTGGTATTTTCCAATTGTTTCGAGGTTCTTAAGGATGTTCAAGAACTCCGAATATGCAAAGCACTTGTGTTGGCATGCAAATGACAGGAAAGTAGACGGTGTGTTAAGACATCCAGCTGATACTCCATCTTGGAGGTTGGTAGATCATTTGTGGCCAGATTTTGGGTCCGAACAGAGAAACCTCTACTTGGGTTGTCCACAGATGGCATCAATCCATAAGGAGATTTATCAACgaaatatagttgttggcctGTGA